The proteins below are encoded in one region of Alistipes indistinctus YIT 12060:
- a CDS encoding phage holin family protein, with translation MEHLNLQALADNLSLFAFIYLCVFGAIVMDLWSGVRKARRRHELRMSNGYKRTVDKIARYYNMLLVVSIMDALLIVSQAHSFCSLPCLPYLTIIGALFLCFIELKSIFEKAEDKTRFAESALLAGKIIANKDDLKKLVEELGREKPEKETNDE, from the coding sequence ATGGAACATTTGAATTTACAAGCCCTCGCCGATAACCTGAGCCTTTTCGCGTTCATCTACCTGTGTGTGTTCGGTGCAATCGTAATGGATTTGTGGAGCGGGGTGCGCAAAGCCCGCCGCCGGCACGAACTGCGCATGAGTAACGGCTACAAACGCACGGTAGACAAGATCGCCCGCTACTACAACATGCTGCTGGTGGTCTCGATTATGGACGCGCTGCTGATCGTCTCCCAAGCGCACAGCTTTTGCTCTCTGCCGTGCCTGCCTTACCTGACGATCATCGGGGCGCTGTTCCTCTGCTTCATCGAGCTGAAAAGCATCTTCGAGAAGGCGGAGGACAAGACCAGGTTCGCGGAATCGGCACTGCTGGCCGGGAAGATCATCGCCAACAAGGACGATCTGAAAAAGCTGGTGGAGGAACTGGGTAGAGAGAAACCCGAGAAAGAAACGAACGATGAGTAA
- a CDS encoding helix-turn-helix domain-containing protein codes for MQKIVERYAAACGFSLEEIIGSSRRSDLSIVRQLIWKRLRDRHASCVELTRLFNRRSHSVIVHGIQRAEGLLEIGDRKALGYQKRMDDV; via the coding sequence ATGCAAAAAATCGTTGAAAGGTATGCAGCGGCATGTGGATTTTCCCTGGAGGAGATTATTGGAAGTAGCCGCAGATCGGATTTGTCGATTGTGAGACAACTGATCTGGAAAAGGCTGCGCGACCGGCATGCTTCCTGTGTAGAACTGACCCGGCTGTTCAACCGGCGTTCGCATAGCGTAATTGTGCATGGTATCCAGCGTGCCGAGGGGTTGCTTGAAATCGGGGACCGCAAAGCGCTCGGATACCAGAAGAGGATGGACGATGTCTAA
- a CDS encoding DUF4373 domain-containing protein — protein MARPTKKGLDYFPFDVDFFEDEKIAAISGEFGLKGEIVAVKLLCAIYRNGYFILWSDMLRLKILRDLPGVSPDLLDKIVNRLVRWEFFDKALFDSVGVLTSRGIQKRYLSVARRRTGTEEMPYLVVDVDGNPLQSELLSTETPQSKVNERKKRNIPPIVPPCGGGRKGIFPEEPGSAIHDDRTEDAVQSEAGASVVKRARRHRFMPPSVGEVAVYCEKRQNGIDPQSFIDHYSAVGWKVGRNRMSDWQAAVRTWENRRKKDQSHHNSAMDYKIPL, from the coding sequence ATGGCAAGACCTACAAAGAAAGGATTGGATTATTTCCCTTTTGATGTCGACTTTTTCGAGGACGAGAAAATAGCGGCCATATCGGGCGAGTTTGGACTGAAAGGGGAAATTGTAGCTGTTAAGCTGCTTTGTGCGATATACCGTAACGGGTATTTCATCTTGTGGAGTGACATGTTACGCTTGAAAATCCTGCGCGATCTTCCGGGCGTCAGTCCGGATCTTCTCGACAAAATAGTAAACCGCTTGGTCAGGTGGGAATTTTTTGATAAAGCCCTGTTTGATTCGGTGGGAGTCCTAACGAGTCGGGGGATACAGAAGCGCTACCTGTCCGTTGCCAGACGGCGCACCGGAACAGAGGAAATGCCCTATTTGGTAGTTGATGTCGACGGAAACCCCTTACAGTCGGAGTTATTGTCGACAGAAACGCCCCAAAGTAAAGTAAATGAAAGGAAAAAAAGAAATATTCCCCCTATAGTCCCCCCTTGCGGGGGAGGTAGGAAGGGTATTTTTCCAGAGGAACCGGGCAGTGCTATTCATGACGACCGCACGGAGGATGCAGTCCAAAGTGAAGCTGGTGCGTCAGTGGTGAAGCGTGCGCGCCGTCATCGATTCATGCCTCCGAGCGTTGGAGAGGTTGCGGTTTATTGCGAAAAACGCCAAAACGGTATCGACCCTCAATCTTTCATCGACCATTACAGCGCTGTCGGCTGGAAGGTGGGCCGTAACCGCATGAGTGACTGGCAGGCAGCGGTTCGGACCTGGGAAAACAGGCGTAAAAAGGATCAATCGCACCACAACTCGGCTATGGATTACAAAATTCCGCTTTAG
- a CDS encoding DUF4468 domain-containing protein, with translation MKRVLRWVCCAALCVLALSEAGWANDKKEGQTFTQKQPENYYLAGAVPEVNGKVVFRRELELPGWSQDQIFDKVKEWLVRSEQQDQDIILNRNIVREDKAKGEIYVQNQEYLVFVDRGLSLDRADFSFLQRYICSPGKCVLEVSRLKYVYDNETHMAEGWISDDYALDKNKTKVYPGVRRQRIKTVDRVDELFAGLTGSFMVLQLAQTPVQAGMTGAPSVMFPASQTAPVQSGQVPAAPAATVPAPAPVEGAVATAPAVVPPAVPEEKGHWVAETPLPLPETQTEPAGLADTQTGEGTALPGYKRIAPQQIPGNIIKMLNDNWMLVTAGNDAKFNMMTASWGGLGVLFGKPVAFCFVSPLRYTWQLLDKGDTYTLSFYTEAYRDALQICGTTSGSDTDKVRATGLTPVTTPSGAKAFGEAWMVVECRKLMQQSLSPGAIVDSAERANWNTKPLNTMFIGEIINVWIK, from the coding sequence ATGAAGCGGGTATTACGATGGGTTTGTTGCGCGGCATTGTGTGTGCTGGCGCTCTCCGAAGCCGGGTGGGCCAATGACAAAAAAGAGGGCCAGACCTTCACGCAAAAACAGCCGGAGAACTATTATCTGGCCGGAGCCGTTCCGGAAGTAAACGGTAAAGTGGTGTTCCGCCGGGAACTCGAGTTGCCGGGGTGGTCGCAGGACCAGATTTTCGATAAGGTGAAAGAGTGGCTCGTCCGTTCCGAGCAACAGGATCAGGATATTATTCTGAATCGCAATATCGTGCGTGAAGACAAAGCCAAAGGCGAGATCTACGTGCAGAACCAGGAGTATCTGGTTTTTGTCGATCGGGGTCTTTCGCTCGACCGGGCGGATTTTTCATTCCTGCAACGTTATATCTGCTCTCCGGGGAAATGTGTTCTGGAGGTTTCACGCCTCAAATACGTCTATGATAATGAGACGCATATGGCGGAGGGGTGGATTTCCGACGATTACGCGCTGGATAAAAATAAAACCAAAGTCTATCCCGGAGTGCGCCGCCAGCGTATTAAGACGGTGGATCGCGTGGATGAACTGTTCGCCGGACTAACCGGATCGTTCATGGTTTTACAGCTTGCACAAACTCCGGTTCAAGCCGGGATGACGGGGGCGCCGAGCGTCATGTTCCCCGCTTCGCAAACGGCTCCGGTACAGTCCGGTCAGGTTCCTGCCGCTCCTGCGGCAACGGTTCCCGCTCCTGCTCCGGTTGAAGGGGCTGTCGCAACCGCTCCGGCAGTCGTTCCGCCCGCTGTTCCCGAGGAAAAGGGGCATTGGGTGGCCGAAACGCCGCTGCCTTTGCCCGAAACACAGACGGAACCGGCCGGCCTCGCTGACACCCAAACCGGTGAAGGGACGGCATTACCCGGTTATAAGCGTATTGCCCCGCAGCAGATTCCCGGCAATATCATCAAGATGCTGAACGATAACTGGATGTTGGTGACGGCAGGGAATGACGCGAAGTTCAACATGATGACGGCCAGCTGGGGCGGTTTGGGCGTGTTGTTCGGCAAGCCGGTGGCTTTCTGCTTTGTTTCGCCGCTGCGTTATACCTGGCAGTTACTCGATAAAGGGGATACCTATACGCTGTCGTTCTATACCGAAGCCTACCGGGATGCATTGCAGATTTGCGGGACGACTTCGGGCAGCGATACCGACAAGGTAAGGGCGACGGGACTGACTCCCGTCACGACTCCGTCGGGCGCCAAAGCTTTCGGTGAGGCGTGGATGGTGGTAGAATGCCGCAAACTGATGCAGCAGTCGTTGTCTCCCGGTGCGATTGTCGATTCGGCGGAACGTGCCAACTGGAATACGAAACCGCTCAATACGATGTTTATCGGGGAAATCATAAATGTCTGGATCAAATAA
- a CDS encoding BACON domain-containing protein, producing the protein MTYSELKAAIAEVIKTNYNQEITAVVLQDLLDSMVGMTRVQDERVLGEARDYTDEREVVIREDFAAADAATLASAREYTNGREGAIRTDFAAADAETLQSAKDYADTHKVDKTKVGAAGGVASLDAGGLVPSSQLPSYVDDVLEYPSPGDFPSTGEEGKIYVTKDTNLTYRWSGTGYVEISKSLALGETSSTAYRGDRGKAAYDHSQVRDGSNPHRTTFESLLGKPASYSPVTDQNSNGSGYKKLWTGTEDEYAALSVRDANTLYVVLKTGANYLTVTPSSLSFAGEGESETLQVNCNASLNWSVTGLPSGWSASPASGTGPATVTIAAPENPAPASVRGTITVSGGGMTASCSYLQEAGHDPGPDPEKPTITLSASMDFPALGTPIVKAEASQACLDDITVEVRGYLDSTNMWGPQYINIQSGNSGGQVEVSGLTPSGSVTIEKVNNTEIQPVNTDNATYTW; encoded by the coding sequence ATGACATATAGCGAACTGAAAGCGGCTATTGCCGAAGTGATCAAGACCAACTACAACCAGGAGATCACGGCCGTCGTGCTGCAGGACCTGCTCGACAGTATGGTGGGCATGACCAGGGTCCAGGACGAACGGGTGCTCGGGGAGGCCAGGGACTACACGGATGAACGGGAGGTGGTTATCCGCGAAGATTTTGCGGCGGCCGACGCTGCAACGCTGGCCAGTGCCAGGGAGTATACAAATGGGCGCGAAGGAGCCATCCGAACAGACTTTGCCGCAGCCGATGCAGAAACGTTGCAGTCCGCGAAAGATTACGCAGACACCCACAAGGTAGACAAGACGAAAGTAGGTGCTGCCGGAGGAGTGGCATCGTTGGACGCAGGCGGGTTGGTTCCCTCTTCACAGCTGCCCTCCTACGTGGACGACGTGCTGGAGTATCCGTCGCCGGGCGATTTCCCGTCCACAGGTGAGGAAGGAAAGATCTACGTGACGAAAGACACCAACCTGACTTACCGCTGGAGCGGAACGGGGTACGTGGAAATCTCCAAATCTTTGGCTTTGGGTGAAACCTCTTCTACCGCTTACCGGGGCGACCGGGGAAAAGCAGCCTACGACCATTCGCAGGTCAGGGATGGAAGCAACCCCCACAGGACTACGTTCGAGAGCCTGCTCGGTAAACCCGCCTCATATTCTCCGGTCACGGATCAGAACAGCAACGGCAGCGGATATAAAAAACTCTGGACCGGGACGGAAGATGAGTACGCGGCGTTGAGTGTCCGGGATGCCAATACGCTGTATGTGGTACTCAAGACCGGGGCGAACTATCTCACAGTCACCCCCTCGTCCTTGAGTTTTGCCGGTGAAGGGGAATCCGAAACTTTACAAGTTAATTGTAATGCTTCGTTGAATTGGTCTGTTACCGGCCTGCCTTCGGGTTGGAGCGCCTCTCCTGCTTCCGGAACGGGTCCGGCGACGGTAACGATAGCGGCTCCGGAGAATCCGGCCCCGGCATCGGTGCGGGGAACGATCACCGTTTCGGGTGGCGGGATGACGGCTTCATGCAGCTATCTTCAAGAGGCAGGGCACGATCCCGGGCCCGATCCGGAAAAACCGACGATCACACTCTCTGCCTCCATGGATTTCCCCGCTTTGGGGACGCCCATCGTCAAAGCGGAAGCGAGTCAGGCCTGTCTCGACGACATCACAGTGGAGGTGCGGGGCTATCTTGACTCAACAAACATGTGGGGACCTCAGTATATCAATATTCAATCCGGAAACTCGGGCGGGCAGGTCGAAGTTAGCGGCCTGACTCCTTCGGGTAGCGTCACCATTGAAAAAGTAAATAATACTGAGATTCAGCCTGTAAACACGGATAATGCAACCTATACCTGGTAA
- a CDS encoding BACON domain-containing protein, producing MITLGNNKIAKMYLGATPVATSYLGSQQVYPNASLALSADLLAFAAAGGSQELTVAVEEGQMWALSVPVGWSASSQSGTGTATLTLTIDNNTTTVARSGALTVVSEDLTATCALAQAAGAKSYGEISIGAYGYGVLPAGGGTVSPTLAYSQPWTWNGVNGSGGTITSGATVAYSGSGVDAATGTVSASTKGTTESGQTTVATATVSVSLNGKSAAKEAVVFQEANSATYGNVTPKNITVADIPASGGTISEGTLATDFTQTISYTSGATRPGAVTYVWDDPVSAPSLGTTIQNRTKIGSLALRAYGEGSKNTYKATDVYQAGNYVSSLAVKASTFSYGTLGAGAASISPTVNADGAWTFTFSSGATSSEAPSSVYGIFSVGVTYSLGSVQNGFTVVDASTGTLTGTARGTEIGNARTSGIVTRKVDGVWTPAAAYNAAGTKTTSASKTAACTQEANARALSGLSAGCESSSNMPPDIRQHDWMGAAGGIFTFFCNANYSYTSGATSLEDVRSSTAYTSLGEYAGITINGNTAIIPSRGTVEGSNRYNHFTASYGGKAVSWNTGQAANARNLSSIRIAAYAADATWVQPADWGAVPAGGGYINFRRYTTYLYTSGSTIEEKNGADGDRSGMVLYEGGGWMEAWGNGGYHVMSRGVTAGERRRGTIYWTYDGLTSNHLVLYQDANVLTWNDPVISRATPVSIAAAGGTNNVASGLTYSQGGSYTSGSPASASSGGSLSYAVQTAKTGFSLSGSTVTVTNNTSTSARNGFVVRITLTLNGKTATKDITYNQAAGVQSIEYTDWATTSIDMFASPTTVAAAGGTSQMSTKATQNRTKTTKWNGIVNNTQQEKQTVSVTASYAKVSGGGSLSGAAAVSFPNNTTNAAKSGVYRATYGGKTDDTTIAQAAGTQTIERGAWITQSVQITASSTNVAAAGGSSSLSTKASQTRTVSIKWNGIVTDTQQETQTISITPTYSKQSGGGTLGGSTVSFGNNTTANIVTGVYRATYDGKTSDITINQAAGSKMYQDAKPVMYAIPETLTLAKTSGASGKFKLYMPNKRWTWNGTGTVYRELEIFTLPFAVKMDESIVTGSSKFCTISPSRIMEDGNYGSTEYVEITVTASSANTTETARSSAVGNRSIMLPDRETMVRGTCIVTQQEAGHDPGPGPGPEKASITLSLSYNQSAGTFVISASEAVRDTLRIGVTYHDDMGGGGDTFTTLNNGSTSAQGYAGGPSYPYCEIFEIDLNLTPPYDSGNAIYYW from the coding sequence ATGATTACACTTGGGAATAACAAGATAGCCAAAATGTATCTGGGTGCGACCCCTGTAGCCACGTCTTACCTTGGCTCGCAGCAGGTGTATCCCAATGCGTCGTTGGCCCTGTCTGCCGATCTCCTGGCCTTCGCCGCCGCAGGAGGATCGCAGGAGTTGACCGTTGCGGTCGAAGAGGGACAGATGTGGGCACTCTCCGTTCCGGTGGGATGGAGTGCTTCATCTCAGTCCGGGACAGGCACCGCAACACTGACGCTCACGATTGACAACAACACGACTACTGTTGCCCGTAGCGGTGCATTAACAGTCGTTTCGGAGGATTTAACCGCGACGTGTGCGTTGGCACAGGCGGCCGGGGCGAAGTCCTATGGGGAGATCTCCATCGGGGCTTACGGCTATGGAGTGCTTCCGGCCGGGGGCGGAACGGTATCGCCGACGCTTGCGTACTCGCAACCGTGGACTTGGAACGGCGTGAACGGATCGGGGGGAACGATTACTTCCGGGGCCACGGTCGCCTATTCCGGTTCCGGGGTAGATGCTGCCACCGGAACGGTGTCCGCGTCCACGAAAGGTACGACGGAGTCGGGCCAGACGACCGTTGCGACAGCTACGGTTTCGGTGTCGCTTAACGGAAAATCCGCAGCGAAAGAGGCCGTAGTATTCCAGGAGGCGAACAGCGCTACTTATGGAAATGTAACGCCAAAGAATATCACGGTTGCGGATATCCCGGCCTCCGGAGGAACAATCAGTGAGGGGACTTTGGCTACAGACTTTACACAGACAATCAGTTATACTTCCGGGGCGACACGTCCCGGTGCAGTCACGTATGTATGGGACGATCCGGTATCGGCCCCTTCCTTGGGAACGACGATTCAAAACAGAACGAAAATCGGCAGTCTGGCATTGCGTGCTTACGGAGAGGGCAGTAAAAACACGTACAAAGCCACGGATGTATACCAGGCCGGGAACTATGTGAGTTCGCTTGCCGTGAAAGCATCCACATTCAGTTACGGTACCCTCGGAGCCGGAGCGGCTTCCATTTCGCCGACCGTCAATGCCGACGGTGCATGGACATTCACTTTCAGCAGCGGTGCCACATCTTCCGAAGCCCCATCATCCGTTTATGGTATTTTCAGTGTCGGTGTAACCTATTCGCTCGGATCGGTGCAGAACGGATTTACGGTGGTAGACGCGTCTACAGGCACCCTGACGGGTACCGCGCGGGGAACCGAAATCGGTAATGCCCGTACATCGGGAATCGTCACACGGAAAGTCGATGGGGTGTGGACCCCGGCTGCGGCGTACAATGCCGCCGGGACAAAAACTACATCCGCATCCAAAACCGCCGCCTGTACGCAGGAGGCGAATGCCAGAGCCCTTTCCGGATTAAGCGCAGGGTGTGAATCTTCTTCCAATATGCCGCCGGACATTCGGCAGCATGATTGGATGGGTGCAGCTGGCGGGATATTCACTTTCTTTTGCAACGCCAATTACTCCTATACATCCGGAGCCACGTCGTTGGAAGATGTCAGGAGTTCTACGGCCTATACAAGTCTTGGGGAGTATGCGGGTATCACCATAAATGGCAATACGGCAATCATTCCTTCCAGAGGTACCGTAGAAGGATCTAACAGGTATAATCATTTTACAGCTTCTTATGGTGGCAAGGCTGTTTCCTGGAATACAGGGCAGGCCGCGAATGCCAGGAACCTCAGTTCGATTAGAATTGCCGCTTATGCTGCTGATGCTACCTGGGTCCAACCTGCGGACTGGGGGGCGGTCCCTGCCGGAGGAGGCTATATTAATTTTAGAAGATATACAACTTATTTATATACTTCCGGTTCAACCATTGAAGAAAAGAACGGTGCTGATGGGGATAGGTCAGGAATGGTTCTTTATGAAGGCGGTGGATGGATGGAAGCCTGGGGAAATGGCGGGTACCATGTAATGTCTCGTGGGGTAACCGCTGGCGAGAGAAGACGCGGAACGATCTATTGGACCTATGACGGGCTTACTTCTAATCACCTGGTTTTATATCAGGATGCAAATGTGTTGACATGGAACGACCCGGTCATTTCACGGGCTACGCCGGTGTCTATTGCAGCCGCGGGAGGTACCAACAACGTGGCTTCGGGGTTAACTTATTCGCAGGGCGGATCGTACACTTCGGGCTCTCCGGCTTCCGCCTCTTCGGGCGGTTCGCTGTCTTATGCCGTTCAAACGGCTAAGACGGGATTCAGTCTTTCTGGGTCGACCGTGACGGTGACCAACAACACCAGTACAAGCGCCCGCAACGGTTTCGTCGTGCGGATCACCTTGACGCTGAACGGTAAGACCGCGACCAAAGATATTACCTATAACCAGGCGGCGGGAGTTCAAAGCATAGAATATACAGATTGGGCGACCACGTCTATCGATATGTTTGCATCACCGACCACGGTCGCCGCGGCCGGAGGCACTTCCCAAATGTCCACAAAAGCCACACAGAACCGAACAAAGACGACGAAATGGAATGGCATTGTAAATAACACCCAACAAGAAAAGCAAACCGTATCAGTGACGGCTTCCTATGCAAAGGTTTCCGGGGGCGGTTCTTTGAGTGGTGCAGCAGCGGTATCATTCCCCAACAACACAACGAATGCCGCCAAATCGGGGGTTTATCGTGCTACTTACGGGGGAAAAACGGACGATACTACGATAGCACAGGCGGCAGGTACCCAGACTATCGAACGTGGTGCGTGGATTACTCAAAGTGTTCAAATCACGGCTTCAAGTACGAATGTAGCTGCGGCCGGTGGTTCATCTTCACTTTCGACGAAAGCCTCCCAAACCCGAACCGTCAGCATAAAATGGAACGGTATAGTAACCGATACCCAGCAGGAAACCCAGACTATTTCCATAACACCTACTTACTCGAAACAGTCCGGAGGCGGTACGCTTGGCGGTTCTACCGTGTCATTCGGTAACAATACGACGGCCAATATCGTCACGGGCGTCTATCGGGCAACGTATGACGGTAAAACGAGCGACATCACGATTAATCAAGCTGCCGGATCAAAGATGTACCAAGATGCGAAGCCTGTAATGTATGCTATTCCTGAGACTTTGACACTGGCAAAAACTTCGGGTGCGAGTGGAAAATTCAAACTGTATATGCCTAATAAACGATGGACATGGAACGGTACCGGAACTGTTTATAGGGAATTGGAAATATTCACCCTACCGTTCGCCGTGAAAATGGATGAATCTATAGTAACAGGATCGTCAAAATTCTGTACAATATCACCTTCCCGTATTATGGAGGACGGTAATTATGGAAGTACAGAATATGTGGAAATAACTGTTACGGCCAGTTCAGCAAACACAACAGAGACTGCACGATCTTCGGCGGTTGGAAATAGGTCTATCATGTTGCCGGACAGGGAAACTATGGTGAGGGGAACTTGTATTGTCACCCAACAGGAGGCGGGGCATGATCCGGGTCCCGGTCCCGGTCCGGAGAAAGCATCCATTACTTTAAGTTTATCCTACAACCAGTCTGCGGGGACGTTTGTCATTTCGGCCTCGGAGGCGGTCAGGGATACTTTGCGGATCGGGGTAACCTATCACGACGATATGGGAGGGGGCGGAGATACTTTCACCACCCTGAACAACGGATCGACATCGGCGCAAGGCTATGCCGGCGGTCCGAGTTATCCATACTGTGAAATCTTTGAAATAGATCTGAACCTGACTCCTCCTTATGATTCGGGAAATGCAATTTATTATTGGTAA
- a CDS encoding XRE family transcriptional regulator, giving the protein MHDDTIERFTAAIDWLKKNRIILSQVEFAERAHFNPSQISEMLNGKRKISERTIHKISAAFPEISNAWLLTGEGEMLKHESPTELKSNTSIPFYDIDVTASIAEAFHDTPEIPQYYIDFPPLNDCTAAFPVFGESMEPDFFAGEVVLVKEITNVDSMLWGEPYLVITNANCDNLRTIKNVYLSEDRQYFILRATNPRYSGDTIISRNDVLKIFLVKGKVNRRQL; this is encoded by the coding sequence ATGCATGACGATACGATAGAGAGGTTTACGGCTGCAATAGACTGGCTTAAAAAGAACCGGATTATATTATCTCAGGTTGAATTCGCCGAAAGAGCACATTTTAATCCCAGCCAGATTTCCGAAATGCTTAATGGGAAACGCAAAATAAGTGAACGAACAATTCACAAAATATCCGCGGCTTTCCCTGAGATTAGTAACGCTTGGCTGCTCACCGGCGAAGGCGAAATGCTGAAGCATGAATCCCCTACAGAATTAAAGTCGAATACAAGCATCCCATTTTACGACATCGATGTGACTGCTTCCATTGCCGAAGCATTCCACGATACACCTGAAATACCGCAATACTATATTGACTTTCCTCCTTTGAATGACTGTACAGCAGCGTTTCCCGTATTCGGAGAAAGCATGGAGCCGGATTTTTTTGCAGGAGAAGTGGTGTTGGTGAAAGAGATCACCAATGTCGATTCCATGTTGTGGGGCGAACCTTATCTGGTGATTACCAATGCAAATTGCGATAATTTGCGTACGATCAAAAATGTTTATTTATCCGAGGATCGGCAATATTTCATTTTACGCGCTACAAACCCTCGTTATTCCGGAGATACGATCATATCGCGCAATGATGTACTCAAAATATTCCTCGTAAAAGGAAAAGTGAATAGAAGGCAGTTGTAG
- a CDS encoding toprim domain-containing protein, with protein sequence MIIVETKTQKLYEISPARSHGENYMTCPVCSETRKKKRDKCFVWNADKGVGHCCHCDATFSSRTQLTSRQSKDYAVPVWKNKTGLTDGAVKWFEGRMISQATLREMRIYSDKEWMPQYGRDTKVICFPYFVGDRLVNIKYRGPQKSFRMVKGAELIFYNFDCIAASKELIVCEGEMDALSFIEAGYKNVVSVPNGAGATDLTYFDNYVDNLGHIERFYIAADFDEAGLKLRNELVRRLGSEKCLIVTYKGRKDANELLIAEGGLAVREVIEGAQEIPIQGYINLSERYDDIFAMYRHGLPEGNRTGIAEIDEVIRWEVSQLAVWTGIPSHGKSEMLDMVTVLLAVCHDWKTLFFSPENYPIQSHYAKIAEKLIGKSFKQSDMSREEFDRVFDYIGDHFFWLDPYEEPTLENILGRAKQFVQRRGIKQLVIDPFNSLEHKRDRNETGSEYVGRFLDELSRFAKRYGVLVHLVAHPTKLEKLSSGIYPPPTLYDISGSANFYNKADYGLTVYRDFVNHRTKLIPTKVRFKNFGHPVSEGVLLQYNPRNGRYQVPPGGINLLDNSDWLQPKQQQQADFPNDETWTPGSGLPF encoded by the coding sequence ATGATTATCGTCGAAACCAAAACGCAGAAGCTATACGAGATTAGCCCGGCACGGTCGCACGGTGAGAACTATATGACCTGTCCGGTGTGCTCCGAAACCCGCAAAAAGAAGCGCGACAAGTGTTTCGTGTGGAATGCTGACAAGGGGGTCGGTCACTGCTGCCACTGTGACGCCACTTTTTCGTCCCGTACGCAGCTTACATCCCGTCAGTCGAAGGATTACGCCGTTCCGGTGTGGAAGAATAAAACAGGGCTTACGGATGGAGCCGTGAAATGGTTTGAGGGACGGATGATTTCGCAGGCTACACTCCGGGAGATGCGGATCTATTCGGACAAGGAGTGGATGCCGCAGTACGGCAGGGATACGAAAGTGATTTGCTTTCCGTATTTCGTCGGTGACAGGCTCGTCAACATCAAGTACCGGGGGCCGCAGAAGTCGTTCCGGATGGTTAAGGGTGCAGAGTTGATTTTTTACAATTTCGATTGTATCGCAGCGTCGAAGGAATTGATTGTCTGCGAGGGGGAAATGGATGCACTCAGTTTCATCGAGGCCGGGTACAAGAATGTGGTTTCAGTTCCGAACGGTGCCGGGGCGACAGATTTAACGTACTTCGACAACTACGTCGATAATCTCGGTCACATCGAGCGGTTCTACATTGCCGCCGACTTCGACGAAGCGGGGCTGAAGCTGCGCAATGAGTTGGTGCGTCGGCTGGGCTCGGAAAAATGCCTGATCGTGACCTACAAAGGGCGCAAGGACGCAAACGAGCTGCTGATTGCCGAAGGTGGGCTTGCGGTCCGGGAAGTGATTGAGGGGGCGCAGGAGATTCCGATCCAAGGATATATAAATCTTTCCGAGCGTTATGACGATATTTTTGCCATGTATCGGCATGGGCTGCCGGAAGGGAACCGGACCGGCATTGCCGAGATCGATGAGGTGATCCGTTGGGAGGTGTCGCAACTCGCTGTGTGGACAGGCATTCCGTCGCACGGCAAGTCCGAAATGCTCGACATGGTGACAGTTTTGCTGGCGGTTTGCCACGACTGGAAAACGCTCTTTTTTTCGCCCGAAAATTATCCCATCCAAAGCCACTATGCGAAAATTGCGGAAAAGCTGATCGGAAAGTCGTTCAAACAGTCGGACATGAGCCGCGAGGAGTTCGACCGTGTATTCGACTACATCGGAGATCATTTCTTTTGGCTCGATCCCTACGAGGAACCTACCCTGGAAAACATTTTGGGCCGTGCAAAACAGTTCGTACAGCGCAGGGGAATCAAGCAGCTCGTGATCGACCCGTTCAACAGCCTGGAGCATAAACGGGACAGGAATGAAACGGGATCGGAGTATGTTGGACGGTTTCTTGACGAACTCTCGCGATTTGCAAAACGGTACGGTGTATTGGTCCATCTGGTCGCTCACCCGACAAAACTGGAGAAGCTCAGCAGCGGCATATATCCGCCGCCGACACTGTACGATATCAGCGGATCGGCCAATTTTTACAACAAGGCCGACTACGGATTGACGGTGTACCGTGATTTCGTGAATCACCGAACAAAGCTGATTCCGACGAAAGTGCGTTTCAAAAACTTCGGGCATCCGGTGTCGGAGGGCGTGCTGCTCCAGTACAACCCGCGCAATGGCCGGTATCAGGTCCCGCCGGGGGGCATCAACCTACTCGACAACTCCGACTGGCTGCAACCGAAGCAGCAGCAGCAGGCCGATTTTCCCAATGACGAAACATGGACACCCGGCAGCGGCCTGCCGTTTTAA